Proteins from one Pseudomonas sp. KBS0710 genomic window:
- a CDS encoding methionine ABC transporter permease — MWFDRLLQGAIDTLLMVGVSSLIALLVGIPLAVFLVTSDKGGIYQAPALNRVLGAFVNLFRSIPFLILMVALIPFTRLIVGTTYGVWAAVVPLTIAATPFFARIAEVSLREVDHGLIEAAQAMGCRRWHIIWHVLLPEALPGIVGGFTITLVTMINSSAMAGAIGAGGLGDIAYRYGYQRFDTQIMLTVIVLLVVLVAVIQLGGDRLARGLNKR, encoded by the coding sequence ATGTGGTTTGATCGTTTATTACAGGGCGCCATCGACACCTTGTTGATGGTTGGCGTGTCATCGCTGATCGCATTGCTGGTGGGGATACCGCTGGCGGTGTTCCTGGTCACCAGCGACAAGGGCGGCATCTACCAGGCTCCGGCGCTGAACCGCGTGCTGGGAGCGTTCGTCAATTTGTTCCGCTCGATTCCGTTTTTGATCCTGATGGTCGCACTGATCCCGTTCACCCGGCTGATCGTCGGCACTACCTACGGCGTGTGGGCCGCCGTTGTACCGCTGACCATCGCCGCCACGCCGTTCTTTGCGCGCATCGCCGAGGTGAGTTTGCGTGAGGTCGATCATGGTTTGATCGAGGCAGCGCAGGCCATGGGCTGCCGCCGCTGGCACATTATCTGGCATGTGTTGCTGCCAGAAGCACTGCCGGGGATTGTGGGTGGTTTTACGATTACCCTGGTGACCATGATCAACTCGTCGGCCATGGCTGGGGCGATTGGGGCTGGAGGCTTGGGGGACATTGCGTATCGGTATGGGTATCAGCGGTTTGATACGCAGATCATGTTGACGGTGATTGTGCTGCTGGTGGTGTTGGTGGCGGTGATTCAGTTGGGTGGGGATCGGTTGGCGCGGGGGCTTAACAAACGCTGA